One Colius striatus isolate bColStr4 chromosome 8, bColStr4.1.hap1, whole genome shotgun sequence genomic region harbors:
- the LOC133625979 gene encoding uncharacterized protein LOC133625979, protein MRAPASGDGAAGPTCRSLRGPAAGGGRWAGARLRPCRAAYRRRGQGGREPLGGGGRWDRSPPPLPPLPAAVPGLGRPCAALGCQSRRDSAFLKCGSPLDPIFRTLQRCGLRSPALLVSSCGLQNAQSAAPRGCAPLPASIPPRRRSTPQAESSSGAAERGMPRQRAERRQLRKRWPFVGTAIAVLTQIDHLSITSQHSLNYSQIT, encoded by the coding sequence ATGCGCGCCCCCGCCTCGGGGGACGGCGCCGCGGGACCCACCTGCCGCTCCCTGCGCGGCCCGGCGGCAGGAGGAGGGCGCTGGGCCGGGGCGCGGCTCAGGCCATGCCGCGCGGCCTATCGGCGGCGGGGGCAAGGGGGGCGGGAGCCTCTCGGGGGCGGGGGCCGCTGGGACCGCagccccccgccgctgccgccgcttCCTGCTGCAGTCCCCGGTTTGGGGAGGCCGTGCGCGGCCTTGGGCTGCCAGAGCCGGCGTGATTCAGCGTTTCTCAAGTGTGGATCCCCCCTGGACCCCATTTTCAGAACTCTGCAGCGCTGCGGTTTGCGCTCCCCAGCCCTCCTTGTCTCCTCATGTGGTCTCCAGAACGCTCAGAGTGCCGCCCCGCGAGGGTGCGCTCCGCTTCCTGCCTCGATCCCGCCGCGGCGCCGCAGCACTCCgcaggcagagagcagcagcgGGGCGGCTGAGCGGGGGATGCCGCGCCAACGCGCTGAGCGCCGGCAGCTACGGAAGAGATGGCCCTTTGTAGGAACTGCAATCGCCGTTCTTACACAAATAGATCATCTATCCATCACCTCTCAGCATAGTCTAA